AGTTCTCGCCTCTTCTTACCATCGGGGGCGGTGAAGTGCTGGACCCTTCTCCGAAACGAAGAAAAAGAAAAGAAGGCATTGAAGACCTCAATATCCTCAGGTGCGGGACGCTTGAGGAAAAGCTCCTGTCAAAAATCCTTCAATCAGGCATTAACGGCATAGCTCCCCTGAGCCTTCACGGCTGGATTAAGGCAGAAATACCGGAAATAAAAAATGCGCTCAATTCACTTGTCAAAAAAGGCGCAGCGGTCAATTCAGGCGGGAGGCTTTTTCATAAAAGCTCCTGTGAGGGTTTTACAAAAAAAGTCCTTTACGCCGTAAGCGATTTTCACAAGAAAAATCCTCTGAAGGCAGGCATGCCCAAAGAAAATTTAAAGACGCTCTTTAAAGGGCTGTGCCAGAAAACCATAGATGAACTCATGGCTTTAATCAAAGACCTTGCGGTTGAAAAGGAATTCCTGAGATTAAAAACATTTAACGTCTCCTTAAGCGATGACAAGAAATTTTTAAAAAACAAAATACTGCGCGCGCTTGAAAGCGCCGCCTTTCAGCCCCCCATGAAGGATGAGCTTGCGAGAGCCGTTGCCGCCGGTGAAAAAGAAGTAAATGAATTGTTAAAAATCATGGCGGCTGAGAAAAGCCTTGTGCGGATAAACGACTCGCTCTACATCCCCTTGTCAAGCTATGAAAAAATGCTTAGCAGTCTCGGAGATTTCTTTAAGAAAAAACAGGAATTGACCGTTGCGGAATTCCGCGACATCCTCGGCACCACAAGGAAATACGCCCTTCCATTTCTTGAATTCCTTGACAGCAGCAGGGTCACCCTGCGGGTCGGCGACGTCAGAAAATTTATCCTGAAAGGCTGACAGTAAAAAAAACTGTTGAAAAATTTCTTAAAAACGTGCACAATCTTACATAGCGTTATTAACCAATAACCTTTTTTAAAAAGGAGGAGGCAGATATGCCAACCAAAAAAGCGGCAAAGAAGTCTGTGAAGAAGAAGGCGGCAAAGAAGGCAGTAAAGAAAAAAAGGACTCCGAATGCAGCGTTCATGAAGCCGATGAAGATCAGCGATGCGCTGTCAAGCGTTGTAGGCAGCAAACCGCTCCCGAGGACAGAGGTAACAAAGAAACTCTGGCAGTATATCAAGAAAAACAAGCTTCAGGACAGCGTCAATAGGAGAATGATCAATGCTGACGCAAATCTGAAGGCGGTGTTCAGGGGTGCAGGCAAGGTCTCAATGTTTGAGATGACCAAACTGGTCAATAAGCATCTTAGTTAAAAAGTTTTTAGCAGTCTGACAGAAAGCAGACACAACCCTGTGTGACGGTTATGTCTGCTTTCTGTTTTGGTCCGGTGTTTAAATGAATATATCATATGTGTATAGACATTTAAGGCAATAAAGATTTCACTCCCTCTTCCCATGCCTTGAGCATACCCTTGCCGACCGGAGAAAATTCAGAATGATCTTTTATATATCTCTTAAGTTCGGGTTTTATGTCCTGAACCGCATCACCTGATTCACTTATCAACTCGGCAGCCCGGGATGCAGAAAGACCGCAATGCGCTGTAGCAAATTTCTCAAGCGTTTTCCTGTCCCACCACTTTTTCGTACCGCCAATAGTCAGCGCAGGAACGTCCCTGCTGATATACGCAGTTGTCGTCACGATATCATACACCGGTGCAAGCTTTGTTCCCCCCCTTGTCGGGTCCGCATACAGCACGCCGAAATTTTTCAGATGGGCGTCGCCGTTCCGCAGCATTACCGTAAGCGCCAATGCCGCAAAAAACTGCTCACGCGCTATCTGCCGGTATCTGGGTGACACATAGTCGTTGATTGTTCTAACCACGCGCTCATAACTGCCGGTGTACTTGTCTTCAGTCCCAAGCCCCTGCAGCGCGCACATATCTTCAAATCCAACGTATTCTCCGGCATCCGTCATATCAAACCGTTTCATCACAAACAGCTTTCCATTATCGGAAAGAAAATTTTCTGGCGTAGGCAGACCTGCCCTCCGTACTGCTTTCATGCAGAAATACTCGTTTGCGGCGAGATAAGGATAATCCGAGCCCCATGATTTGACAATATAGGATAAAACATGCACAGTGGCGCGGTCTTTAGCGTCAAGCAGCACCTTTGGCTGAATTCCTGAAATACCTGAATGCATGGCATACTTTTGCAGCAATTCATTAAAAAGTTCTCCTGTATCAGGATAATGAAGAATGTCCTCAAGCGACTCCGGCGATAATTTAAAAGCCGGAGATTGTTCTTCAGTCAGGGTAAAACGGTTGCGGCCAATCTGATTCGTACCCACTACACTGAGCAATGTCAGATCATCCACACGGGCGATTTTTGCAAGCGCATTTTTGATGGCGGCTAACAGCGCCCCTTCAGGCAGATTCATCTGAAAAACCGGATGCAGGGTCTTATGAGTCCAGCTTTGCAGACGCACCGGCATGGTCAGGGATACAGCATACCTGTCTGACACATCCGGGAGATAATTAAAAACGTATTCCTCGTCCTGTTCAATGATGCCGCTTCTTTGTCCCGCTGTCCACACAGCCAGAGTGTTTTTCATGAACGCCTCTTTTCTGCTTCCATCTCTTTCTTTAGTTCATCCAGGGTAGGAGGCGCCCCTGCCGGACGGACTGTCAATTCCAATCCGAGATATTCAAGAATTCTCATGACCTTCCGTATGCCGATATCTGTAATTGCACCGCTTTCAAGCTGGCTGAGCGAAGTCCGGCTGATGCCGGTCTTTTGGGCAAGCTCTGCCTGTGAAAGTTTATAACGTTTTCTTTGACCTTGAATTTTTTCACCTAATTGTTTCATATATTTAACATTTTGCCATTTTTAAGCATTAATGTCAAGTATATTTAACATAAATTGGGATGAATTTAGTTTAACGCATCGTATTAAAAATTAGAAATTCGGCTGAATAGAGATAAAACTGAGGCGCAAAACAATACTTGACAATTATACTGCTGAGTTGTACAATTAAATCATGGAAATCGTAGCGGATGCGAGCGCATTTCTTGCCGTTGTACTTGATGAGTCCAATAGGGATTGGATTATTAATAAAACACTTGAAGGTAAAATAATCTCACCTGAAATTTTGCCATACGAAATCGGGAATGCATTGATTGCAGTCAGAAAAAAAGGACGGCTTACTGATCGAGAAGTAATAAATGCCTATGATATATCTCAGAGGATAGCCGTCAAGCTAGTGCCTGTAAGAATACATGATGCTTTAAAAATTGCTACAAGATTCAATATATACGCTTATGATGCATATTATCTGCAATGCTGCATTGAAAATAAATTGCCGCTCATCAGCCTTGATGACCGCATGTGTGATGTGGCAAGAAATCTTAACATAAAGGTGGCTAAATAAATGAAGACATACACTTACTCTCAGGCCCGGGAAAAATTGTCAGACGTCCTTGAAGAATCTAAAAAAGAGGAAATTGTTATTCGTCGCAGAAAAGGGGACATGTTTTCCATTGTGCCAAAGACTCCTGCTCGCCGCTCACCATTTGACATATCTGGTTTACATAAGAATATTTCACGCAAGGAAATATTAGAGGCTATTCGTGAATCTCGAGAAAGAGCATAATACAGCCTTTAACCAATAATCATCAATTTTTTAATCAATACGCTCTCGCCATATCCCTTTAAGTCTTAGCAGTTGACTAAAAATTTAAAGTAGGGACTTGATGTTACTTGCAGGACGCCTGAAAAATGCGGTAATATTTCGTAGAAAATCAGCGATAATGTCACAAAGCAGCTAAAGGAATGGTTTCCGCATCAATA
The window above is part of the Nitrospirota bacterium genome. Proteins encoded here:
- a CDS encoding SWIB/MDM2 domain-containing protein, with translation MPTKKAAKKSVKKKAAKKAVKKKRTPNAAFMKPMKISDALSSVVGSKPLPRTEVTKKLWQYIKKNKLQDSVNRRMINADANLKAVFRGAGKVSMFEMTKLVNKHLS
- a CDS encoding helix-turn-helix transcriptional regulator: MKQLGEKIQGQRKRYKLSQAELAQKTGISRTSLSQLESGAITDIGIRKVMRILEYLGLELTVRPAGAPPTLDELKKEMEAEKRRS
- a CDS encoding type II toxin-antitoxin system VapC family toxin; the encoded protein is MEIVADASAFLAVVLDESNRDWIINKTLEGKIISPEILPYEIGNALIAVRKKGRLTDREVINAYDISQRIAVKLVPVRIHDALKIATRFNIYAYDAYYLQCCIENKLPLISLDDRMCDVARNLNIKVAK
- a CDS encoding type II toxin-antitoxin system Phd/YefM family antitoxin translates to MKTYTYSQAREKLSDVLEESKKEEIVIRRRKGDMFSIVPKTPARRSPFDISGLHKNISRKEILEAIRESRERA
- a CDS encoding type II toxin-antitoxin system HipA family toxin; translation: MKNTLAVWTAGQRSGIIEQDEEYVFNYLPDVSDRYAVSLTMPVRLQSWTHKTLHPVFQMNLPEGALLAAIKNALAKIARVDDLTLLSVVGTNQIGRNRFTLTEEQSPAFKLSPESLEDILHYPDTGELFNELLQKYAMHSGISGIQPKVLLDAKDRATVHVLSYIVKSWGSDYPYLAANEYFCMKAVRRAGLPTPENFLSDNGKLFVMKRFDMTDAGEYVGFEDMCALQGLGTEDKYTGSYERVVRTINDYVSPRYRQIAREQFFAALALTVMLRNGDAHLKNFGVLYADPTRGGTKLAPVYDIVTTTAYISRDVPALTIGGTKKWWDRKTLEKFATAHCGLSASRAAELISESGDAVQDIKPELKRYIKDHSEFSPVGKGMLKAWEEGVKSLLP